One window of the Ammospiza nelsoni isolate bAmmNel1 chromosome 17, bAmmNel1.pri, whole genome shotgun sequence genome contains the following:
- the E4F1 gene encoding transcription factor E4F1 isoform X4, giving the protein MATGAGPAALTAEAAGPGRGAAAAGSGPPAPPAALIGLQPPFGEQDEDDVHKCGRCQSEFSSLQEFVQHKLQKGCQRPPDPLAGLLGHEGQKVVPAVEESITVAHIVVEASSIAEEISDASAIVGSGHIKEVIVAGDHVFENPNGHVDGEVSEEQDASSELTKVKLQVNKEGRYVCELCQKTFKTASILKAHMITHSSKKDYECKLCGTSFRTKGSLIRHHRRHTDERPYKCKKCGKSFRESGALTRHLKSLTPCTEKIRFNVTKEIVVNKDDLPPGPCSSTTDTVSSIASESIEASPVIHLVTDAKGNVLHEVHVQMQGLPVVDAKPLEADQPHPKELPCEGEVNSENLLRQAMRNSGIVIERVALEEVPKPDEPVAAAPEELENKGMEVEEEPCVEQCVKLEGAESTPAEGTNGYKRYICSHCNEAFNEVAALEAHSKSHTEYKPFRCEECGKEFTKGYLLKKHQEVHVNERRFRCGECGKLYKTIAHVKGHRRVHSDERPYACPKCGKRYKTKNAQQVHFRTHLEDKPYVCQFCSRGFREKGSLVRHIRHHTGEKPFKCYKCGRGFAEHGTLNRHLRTKGGCLLAMKEVEEVMVSEESQSADNLAATVLSEDPHTVLVEFSSVVADTQEYIIETSTEDMETSEATEIIEGTRHEVDSHIMKVVQQIVNQANSGHQIIVQNVTVAEGGAGADAADTITIATPESLTEQVAMTLASAIGDGAVLATDGGLAAQEATVTMVASEDIEIMEHAGEFVIASQEGDVEVQTVIV; this is encoded by the exons ATGGCAACGGGCGCGGGGCCGGCTGCGCTTACGGCAGaagcggccgggccgggccggggcgcggCCGCCGCGGGCTCCgggccccccgcgccccccgccgcccTCATCGGCCTCCAGCCGCCCTTCGGCGAGCAAG ACGAGGATGACGTGCACAAGTGCGGGCGCTGCCAGTCGGAGttcagctccctgcaggagtTCGTGCAGCACAAGCTGCAGAAGGGCTGCCAGCGCCCTCCCGACCCGCTCGCCGGGCTCCTCGGCCACGAAGGACAAAAG gtGGTTCCTGCTGTCGAGGAGTCCATCACTGTTGCTCACATTGTTGTCGAAGCATCTTCCATAGCAGAGGAGATCAGCGACGCCTCGGCCATCGTAG GCAGTGGGCACATCAAAGAGGTCATTGTAGCAGGAGACCATGTGTTTGAGAACCCGAATGGCCACGTGGATGGGGAGGTCAGTGAGGAGCAGGACGCTTCCAGCGAGCTGACCAAGGTCAAGCTGCAGGTGAACAAGGAGGGGCGATACGTGTGTGAGCTGTGCCAGAAGACATTTAAAACT GCCAGCATCCTCAAAGCTCACATGATCACCCACAGCAGCAAGAAGGACTATGAGTGTAAACTCTGTGGGACTTCCTTTAGGACAAAGGGGTCTCTGATCCGACACCATCGGCGGCACACGG ATGAAAGACCTTACAAATGCAAGAAATGTGGGAAAAGCTTCCGGGAATCGGGAGCTTTGACTCGGCACCTTAAATCTCTGACACCTTGCACTGAAAAAATCCGCTTCAACGTGACCAAAGAAATAGTTGTCAACAAAGATGATCTGCCACCAG GACCCTGCAGCTCCACCACAGACACAGTGTCCTCCATAGCGAGCGAATCCATCGAGGCCTCCCCTGTCATCCACCTCGTGACAGATGCAAAAGGCAACGTGCTCCATGAGGTCCATGTGCAGATGCAGGGACTGCCCGTGGTGGATGCAAAGCCCCTGGAGGCAGAT cagccGCATCCCAAGGAGCTGCCCTGCGAGGGGGAAGTGAACAGTGAGAACCTGCTGAGGCAGGCCATGAGGAATTCGGGGATTGTCATCGAGAGGGTGGCTCTGGAGGAGGTGCCGAAGCCGGATGAacctgtggcagctgctccagaagagctggagaacaAAGGGATGGAAGTAGAAGAGGAGCCGTGTGTGGAGCAGTGTGTTAAACTGGAAGGAGCAGAGTCT ACACCTGCAGAAGGAACCAACGGGTACAAACGTTACATTTGCTCTCACTGTAATGAAGCCTTCAATGAAGTTGCTGCCCTGGAAGCTCACagcaaaagtcacacag AGTACAAACCTTTCAGGTGCGAGGAGTGTGGCAAGGAGTTCACCAAGGGCTACCTGCTGAAGAAGCACCAGGAGGTGCACGTGAACGAGCGGCGCTTCCGCTGCGGGGAGTGTGGCAAGCTCTACAAAACCATCGCCCACGTCAAGGGGCACCGGCGCGTGCACTCGGACGAGCGGCCCTACGCCTGCCCCAAGTGCGGCAAGCGCTACAAGACGAAG AACGCCCAGCAGGTGCATTTCCGTACCCACCTGGAGGACAAGCCCTACGTGTGCCAGTTCTGCAGCCGGGGGTTCCGGGAGAAGGGCTCCCTGGTGCGCCACATCCGCCACCACACCGGCGAGAAGCCCTTCAAGTGCTACAAGTGCGGCCGCGGCTTCGCCGAGCACGGCACCCTCAACAGGCACCTCAGAACCAAAG GTGGCTGCCTCCTTGCTATGAAGGAGGTGGAAGAAGTGATGGTGTCAGAGGAGAGTCAGTCTGCTGACAACTTGGCAGCCACAGTCCTTTCAGAAGACCCGCACACGGTTCTGGTGGAGTTCTCCTCAGTGGTGGCAGACACCCAGGAGTACATCATCGAG ACTTCTACCGAAGACATGGAGACCAGTGAAGCTACTGAAATAATAGAGGGAACAAGACATGAG gtgGACAGCCACATCATGAAGGTGGTGCAGCAGATCGTGAACCAGGCCAACTCGGGCCACCAGATCATCGTGCAGAACGTGACGGTGGCCGAGGGCGGCGCGGGCGCCGACGCCGCCGACACCATCACCATCGCCACCCCCGAGAGCCTCACCGAGCAGGTGGCCATGACCCTGGCCTCGGCCATCGGCGACGGCGCCGTGCTGGCCACCGACGGCGGCCTGGCCGCGCAGGAGGCCACCGTCACCATGGTGGCGTCCGAGGACATCGAGATCATGGAGCACGCCGGCGAGTTCGTCATCGCCTCGCAGGAGGGAGACGTGGAGGTGCAGACTGTGATCGTGTGA